One Paenibacillus sp. FSL W8-0186 genomic window carries:
- a CDS encoding 2-phosphosulfolactate phosphatase: MTIKIIQGHNHTLGASRINVIIDVIRAFTVAHYAFIKGVQGIILAGTLDDAFRLKRQFPEFILAGEIQGLPIAGFDLDNSPVRLQNADLRGKFLIQKTTNGVKATLNSLNADHIFVTGFTNARTTAEFIKHKLLREDTAISIHLIASHPSGDDDLACAQYISGILQNSNRISADETIERIRKSEAAKKFYDPAKPDFLQEDIGLCTRELSSEFVMKVNYKDELPLIEKVQVQELNHE, translated from the coding sequence GACTATAAAGATTATACAGGGGCACAACCATACACTCGGAGCTTCAAGAATTAATGTCATCATTGATGTTATCCGAGCTTTTACTGTAGCGCATTATGCTTTTATTAAGGGGGTACAGGGAATCATTCTGGCGGGAACTTTAGATGATGCTTTTCGTTTAAAAAGGCAATTCCCGGAGTTTATTTTAGCGGGAGAGATCCAAGGTCTTCCGATTGCGGGGTTTGATCTGGATAATTCGCCCGTACGTTTGCAAAATGCAGATCTAAGGGGGAAATTCCTGATTCAGAAGACAACCAACGGAGTAAAAGCAACCTTAAACTCATTAAATGCAGACCATATATTTGTTACGGGTTTCACTAATGCAAGGACGACAGCGGAGTTTATAAAGCATAAATTATTGAGAGAAGACACCGCCATATCCATTCATTTAATTGCTTCACACCCATCCGGGGATGATGACCTGGCATGCGCGCAATATATATCAGGCATTTTACAGAATTCAAACCGTATATCGGCTGATGAAACGATCGAGCGGATTCGAAAGTCGGAAGCGGCCAAGAAATTTTACGATCCCGCGAAACCGGACTTCTTACAAGAAGATATTGGGCTTTGCACGCGAGAGCTGTCTTCTGAATTTGTTATGA